The proteins below come from a single Drosophila kikkawai strain 14028-0561.14 chromosome 3R, DkikHiC1v2, whole genome shotgun sequence genomic window:
- the LOC108083964 gene encoding actin-related protein 2-like: MDSKGRQVIVCDNGSGFVKCGYAGSNFPAFVFPSMVGRPIIRAGNRIDDKAVQDLHIDDVIIGDEASQLRSLLELTYPMDKGVVRNWEDMCHVWDYTFGPKKMDIDPTNTKILLTEPPMNPTKNREKMIEVMFEKYGFDSAYIAIQAVLTLYAQGLVSGVVIDSGDGVTHICPVYQEYSLPHLTRRLDIAGRDITHYLTKLLLRRGYAFNHTADFETVRILKEKLCYIGYDIEMENRLALETTVLVKSYTLPDGRVITIGGERFEAPEALFQPHLINVEGPGIAELVFNIIQSADIDIRSELYRHIVLSGGSTMYPGLPSRMEREIKQLYLERVLKNDSEKLAKFKIRIEDPPRRKDMVFIGGAVLAEVAKNRDGFWVSKQEYQEQGLKVLQKLQKISH; the protein is encoded by the coding sequence ATGGACAGCAAGGGCCGCCAAGTCATCGTCTGCGACAATGGGTCAGGGTTCGTCAAGTGCGGATATGCCGGTAGCAATTTTCCAGCCTTTGTCTTCCCATCGATGGTGGGACGGCCTATTATTAGGGCGGGAAACAGAATCGATGATAAGGCAGTGCAGGATTTACATATCGACGATGTGATAATTGGCGATGAAGCCTCACAGCTGCGTTCCCTGCTGGAGTTGACCTATCCAATGGATAAGGGTGTAGTCCGCAACTGGGAGGACATGTGCCACGTGTGGGACTACACATTCGGGCCTAAAAAGATGGATATCGATCCAACGAACACAAAGATCCTGCTGACAGAGCCACCGATGAATCCCACCAAGAATCGCGAGAAAATGATCGAGGTGATGTTCGAAAAGTATGGCTTCGACTCGGCTTACATTGCCATCCAGGCCGTGCTGACGCTATACGCCCAAGGTCTAGTCTCGGGAGTGGTGATTGACTCCGGCGATGGTGTGACCCACATATGTCCCGTCTACCAGGAGTATTCCCTGCCCCATCTGACACGGCGGTTGGACATCGCTGGTCGCGATATCACTCATTACTTGACTAAGCTATTGTTGCGGCGTGGCTACGCCTTCAATCACACGGCCGACTTTGAAACGGTGCGCATCCTGAAGGAGAAGCTCTGCTACATTGGCTATGACATCGAAATGGAGAATCGCCTGGCCTTGGAGACAACGGTGCTGGTGAAGTCCTACACACTGCCCGATGGACGAGTGATCACGATCGGTGGTGAACGATTTGAGGCACCGGAAGCTCTGTTTCAGCCGCATTTAATTAATGTCGAGGGTCCGGGAATTGCGGAACTCGTCTTTAACATCATCCAGTCGGCGGACATTGATATCCGGTCGGAGCTGTACAGGCACATCGTCCTGTCCGGGGGCTCCACTATGTACCCGGGTCTGCCCAGTCGGATGGAGCGAGAGATCAAGCAGCTGTACTTGGAGCGGGTACTCAAGAACGATTCGGAAAAGCTGGCGAAATTCAAAATACGCATCGAGGATCCGCCACGACGCAAGGATATGGTCTTCATTGGCGGTGCTGTTCTGGCCGAGGTGGCAAAGAACCGCGACGGCTTTTGGGTATCCAAGCAGGAGTATCAGGAACAGGGACTCAAAGTTTTGCAAAAGCTACAGAAGATTAGTCACTGA
- the LOC108083988 gene encoding uncharacterized protein — MATASAHLPIQKRQSYAHNGEPGCQGLEEVNRMFRNFWDPTAYWVCDKQGTRARLQRCPQSQLYSEELGRCIPYTDWAWTEPKEPPSRPKNSQSVSTKQ, encoded by the coding sequence ATGGCCACCGCATCAGCTCATCTGCCCATCCAGAAGCGCCAATCGTACGCGCACAACGGCGAACCCGGCTGCCAAGGACTGGAGGAGGTGAACCGCATGTTCCGCAACTTCTGGGATCCGACGGCCTACTGGGTGTGCGATAAGCAGGGCACCCGTGCCCGCCTCCAGCGTTGTCCTCAGTCGCAGCTGTACTCCGAGGAGCTGGGCCGCTGCATTCCCTACACGGACTGGGCCTGGACGGAGCCCAAGGAGCCGCCAAGCCGGCCCAAGAACAGCCAGTCGGTGTCGACAAAACAGTGA
- the Hmu gene encoding adipocyte plasma membrane-associated protein Hemomucin, which yields MGLLYGLGLRIMNFMVFFLIVIMLPGLPPRTTFPFKEYIVTPPKELKGALEPNFHLEGAERLLEGRVYGPECLIARNNEIYTGIHGGEVIKLTTNHVTHVTKIGQPCEDIYEESRCGRPLGLAFDTQGNNLIIADAYYGLWQVDLDTHMKTLLVSPAQELAGKAINRPAKIFNGVTVSKQGDIYWTDSSSDFTIEDLVFVSFTNPSGRLFKYDRSKNVSEVLLDELVFANGVVISPNEDFLVVAETGALRLTKYHLKGPKAGQSEVFVDGLPGLPDNLTPDAEGIWVPLVLSTDSEHPNGFTLFTRFPSVRLFLARMLALFELPFRYLNSVYPNKFSQRFVHFVGHMESISVLAPKRITVVRVDWNGNIVGSLHGFDKTTASVSHVLEFQDFLFLGSPVNQYVARVKSPKSKQPTLKVRNVRVEGDGLEASIGAPPPRATTTPKPKAATTTTTPKPSTTPKPTTTTTQKPTTTTTTTTKPPTTKPTTTKPPTTKPPTTKPPTTTTTTTTTPKPATTTTKRTVPEKPAPVEEPIPSDTKPPKQEKLKVINKQGVNVEL from the exons ATGGGCCTTCTGTACGGGCTGGGTCTGAGGATCATGAACTTCATGGTATTTTTCCTCATTGTTATAATGCTGCCCGGCCTGCCGCCGCGCACCACCTTTCCCTTCAAAGAGTACAT TGTAACGCCGCCCAAGGAACTGAAGGGCGCTTTGGAGCCAAACTTTCACCTGGAAGGGGCCGAGCGACTGTTAGAAGGGCGTGTGTACGGCCCCGAGTGTCTAATAGCCCGTAACAACGAGATCTATACCGGCATCCATGGCGGTGAGGTCATCAAGCTAACCACCAACCATGTCACGCATGTCACCAAGATCGGCCAGCCCTGTG AGGACATTTATGAGGAGTCGAGGTGCGGCCGTCCGCTGGGACTGGCCTTTGATACGCAGGGCAACAACCTCATCATCGCCGACGCCTACTACGGCCTGTGGCAGGTCGACCTGGACACGCACATGAAGACGTTGCTGGTGTCCCCGGCCCAGGAGCTCGCCGGCAAGGCCATCAATCGCCCCGCCAAGATTTTCAACGGTGTGACGGTCAGCAAACAGGGAGACATCTACTGGACGGACTCCTCGTCGGACTTTACCATCGAAGACCTGGTCTTTGTCAGCTTTACTAACCCCTCGGGCCG TCTCTTTAAATACGATCGCTCGAAGAATGTGAGCGAGGTGCTGTTGGACGAACTGGTCTTTGCCAACGGAGTGGTTATCAGCCCCAACGAGGACTTCCTTGTGGTGGCCGAGACGGGCGCCTTGCGCCTGACCAAGTACCATCTGAAGGGCCCTAAGGCCGGGCAGAGCGAGGTGTTTGTGGATGGATTGCCTGGACTGCCCGACAACCTAACGCCCGACGCCGAGGGCATCTGGGTCCCGCTGGTCCTCAGCACTGATAGCGAACATCCCAACGGATTCACACTCTTCACGCGCTTCCCCAGCGTTCGTTTGTTCCTGGCCCGTATGTTGGCCCTGTTCGAGCTGCCCTTCCGCTACCTGAACAGCGTCTATCCGAACAAGTTCTCGCAGCGCTTCGTTCACTTCGTGGGCCACATGGAAAGCATCAGTGTGCTGGCCCCCAAGCGCATCACCGTAGTGCGCGTAGACTGGAACGGCAACATTGTTGGATCCCTTCACGGCTTCGATAAGACCACTGCCTCTGTTTCGCATGTATTGGAGTTCCAGGACTTCCTCTTCCTGGGCTCGCCGGTCAATCAATATGTGGCGCGCGTGAAGTCGCCAAAGTCAAAGCAGCCCACGCTTAAGGTGCGAAACGTTCGCGTTGAGGGCGATGGCCTGGAGGCTTCTATTGGTGCACCACCACCAAGGGCAACCACCACACCGAAGCCTAAGGCGGCAACCACCACAACGACGCCAAAGCCCAGCACCACACCAAAACCCACAACAACGACTACACAGAAGCCAACCactaccaccaccaccacgacTAAGCCACCAACAACtaagccaacaacaaccaagCCACCTACGACTAAGCCACCAACAACCAAGCcacccacaacaacaacaacgacaacgacgacgccCAAGCCGGCTACAACGACCACGAAGCGCACGGTGCCCGAAAAGCCAGCTCCCGTGGAGGAGCCCATTCCTTCGGACACCAAGCCTCCGAAACAGGAGAAGCTCAAGGTCATCAACAAGCAGGGCGTCAACGTGGAGCTCTAA
- the bigmax gene encoding max-like protein X, whose amino-acid sequence MSDNNNSKDDAFSMDHDQDLSSKHYSRCSSAGSTHTPNSSAHNSDDDDDSGGDARHSAAANSTLSYKERRREAHTQAEQKRRDAIKKGYDSLQELVPRCQPNDSSGYKLSKALILQKSIEYIGYLNQQKLKQEDEGSALQKEVTALRIIKNGYENMLQHQQANPGPEEARLTDEAKFQVFQAIMEEMFETFQHIPMDNFKQLTTGIIPWLEEHCKPHILRNILSRTLQQMAQEAQEKQQQAMMEQESGEGFS is encoded by the exons ATGAGCGATAATAACAACAGCAAAGACGACGCCTTCAGTATGGACCACGACCAGGATCTGAGCAGCAAGCACTACTCGCGTTGCAGCAGCGCGGGCAGCACCCACACGCCCAACTCCTCGGCGCACAATTCAG acgacgacgacgacagcggCGGCGATGCCAGACACTCGGCAGCGGCCAACTCTACGCTGAGCTACAAGGAGCGACGTCGGGAGGCGCACACGCAGGCGGAGCAGAAGCGACGGGACGCCATCAAGAAGGGCTACGATAGCCTGCAGGAGCTGGTGCCACGCTGCCAGCCCAACGACTCCTCCGGCTACAAGCTAAGCAAGGCCCTCATCCTGCAGAAGTCTATCGAGTACATTGGCTATCTCAACCAGCAAAAGCTCAAGCAGGAAGACGAGGGATCGGCACTGCAAAAGGAGGTCACAGCGCTGCGGATTATTAAGAACGGATACGAGAACATGCTGCAGCACCAGCAGGCAAATCCCGGGCCGGAGGAAGCTCGCCTCACCGACGAGGCCAAGTTCCAAGTG TTCCAGGCCATCATGGAGGAAATGTTTGAGACATTCCAACATATACCCATGGACAATTTCAAGCAGCTGACTACCGGTATTATTCCCTGGCTGGAGGAGCACTGCAAGCCGCATATTCTGCGAAACATCCTTAGTCGCACGCTGCAACAGATGGCCCAAGAGGCCcaggagaagcagcagcaggccatGATGGAGCAAGAGAGCGGCGAGGGCTTCAGTTGA
- the LOC108083985 gene encoding uncharacterized protein produces the protein MSVSGGKPPKIGHSDCLSYLQSLGDVLPEDAALQLAHRIRAEEEEAEAMQGDTCGGANQAALNVSFRVYYHIVHKYDLEDTHFRDLPERLSCERPSAFLMLQSVLLTDHWKQLDADRLEDKCTTAIIEALRRNSPSLMAVLKATNLLVKKFPRLELLTLRLEHFYHCLQRQNQTGSREEALTLYNHCCKQQERAFSYFRLISEFWPWTNRNKYYLLSGILNSHPLPELLATTNQSEAEFFNGLRLSLSYKGLRAASQYPVKSLSNQRSPALLAASVELLVSGSVAEIQNFHSQWFLRIQQRDVLFELLQANPQIVEFLACSEEVRSPPDQLRLILIFSMFAKEIYTASKLHFFKISTELLTNCSQLETEAQLLVFRFLVDNLANFAVEDCLEFFHSFIDRHRGVESSEFRNTMLGKMPTIINHTAKHFHRALKTGGNGLSVNIQRFFSHLQELIERDIKSEVYQPKIFALKLLEILNRSLYAENVAKNAKMCSTQQNQRMGAFLLDLGVFRPQVVAKQLFDSLNDPQGFDDALELTVSLLIQLGQVDSVLCVERCLSLCVTSDVDECSLVSLYAQLAVVNEDSGKKLFYECLKRLKEKEQSYMEDPLLAAKAGGHLFGYLRGLDEVVRAGVPGVETPLEDLLPLLERILSGILKFLNLANARRQDDKAATAASFQDMDESLHLLVSESSFNFGEGSEACRKYLLMSFWLTLKGCCDLATSIGCSLLQATTATAKTEALRRCLGINVSVLTLCRHKGAIEAAGLSIGRLTRGITSSLEGNDAGFQMLHDCLERELLTESRQVSTTRRGAGFAIMFLHVLKNDNPRQRLILHRAVQQILKRLNDVRPNTPLESSNHDRWEALVLHYLCVLVRDTELRPAMSKYYNEILLMAMEHIDNAEWTISNAALQLFGASLGKLVGQRQATEFETRPKWEPSELDYDELGCLLPKACEHMLECCDRQEVTSSIILFLAFLSKVEHLRTSDGRDPSPLLLRFRRLSWRLLRHKCDQVRQLAATCFVRSHEFRCDLPAVLLASAKLAVRLDEENFYEGLIYALTSGVQKLRHEARHVWGEERLARFFAELLTSLDVTEERVSRFKPYTRNVLKELLKMLGGADKASLAETLDSH, from the exons ATGTCGGTGTCTGGCGGAAAACCCCCCAAAATCGGCCACAGCGACTGTCTGTCCTACCTGCAG AGCCTGGGAGATGTCCTGCCGGAGGACGCCGCCCTGCAGCTGGCCCACCGAATCcgggcggaggaggaggaggcggaggctATGCAGGGAGACACGTGCGGCGGCGCCAACCAAGCCGCCCTGAACGTCAGCTTCCGTGTGTACTACCACATAGTGCACAAGTATGATCTGGAGGACACGCACTTCAGGGATCTTCCCGAGAGGTTGTCTTGCGAACGGCCTAGTGCTTTTCTCATGCTCCAGTCCGTGCTGCTCACTGACCACTGGAAGCAACTGGATGCTGACCGACTAGAGGACAAGTGCACGACTGCCATAATCGAGGCGCTGAGAAGGAACAGCCCCAGCTTGATGGCCGTGCTCAAGGCGACcaatctcttggtgaagaagTTTCCCCGATTAGAGCTTCTGACTCTGCGATTGGAGCATTTCTACCACTGCCTGCAGCGCCAAAACCAAACAGGATCCCGGGAGGAAGCGCTGACCCTGTACAATCACTGCTGCAAGCAGCAGGAACGAGCCTTTTCCTACTTCCGGTTGATCAGCGAGTTCTGGCCATGGACGAATCGCAACAAGTACTACCTGCTCAGCGGCATCCTCAACTCGCACCCGTTGCCCGAGCTCCTGGCAACCACTAATCAGAGTGAGGCGGAGTTTTTCAACGGTCTGCGCCTCAGCCTGAGCTACAAGGGTTTGAGAGCAGCCAGCCAGTATCCGGTGAAGAGCCTGAGCAACCAGCGTTCCCCAGCCCTACTCGCAGCCAGTGTGGAGCTGTTGGTGAGCGGCAGCGTTGCCGAGATCCAGAACTTCCATTCGCAATGGTTTCTCCGCATCCAGCAGCGTGATGTGTTGTTCGAGCTGCTCCAGGCCAACCCGCAGATCGTCGAGTTTTTGGCCTGCTCCGAGGAGGTGAGATCGCCGCCGGATCAGTTGCGCCTTATCCTGATCTTCAGCATGTTCGCGAAGGAGATCTATACCGCCTCCAAGCTTCATTTCTTCAAGATCAGCACTGAGCTGCTGACAAACTGCAGTCAATTGGAAACCGAGGCCCAGCTGCTAGTGTTTCGCTTTCTGGTCGACAACCTGGCCAACTTTGCGGTCGAGGACTGTCTGGAGTTCTTTCACAGCTTCATCGATCGACATCGCGGCGTCGAGAGTTCGGAGTTTCGGAACACGATGCTGGGCAAGATGCCTACGATCATCAACCACACGGCCAAGCATTTTCACAGGGCGCTCAAGACAGGAGGCAATGGCCTGTCGGTGAACATCCAGCGGTTCTTCTCGCACTTGCAGGAACTTATCGAGCGCGACATCAAAAGCGAGGTCTACCAGCCCAAGATCTTTGCCCTCAAGTTGCTGGAGATTTTGAACAGGTCTTTGTACGCCGAAAACGTAGCGAAGAATGCCAAGATGTGCAGCACCCAGCAGAACCAACGAATGGGCGCGTTCCTTTTGGATCTTGGCGTCTTCCGGCCCCAGGTGGTGGCCAAGCAGCTGTTTGACTCTCTTAACGATCCCCAGGGCTTCGACGATGCCTTGGAGTTGACGGTCTCCCTGTTGATTCAGTTGGGGCAGGTGGATAGCGTGCTGTGTGTGGAGCGCTGCCTCAGCCTGTGTGTCACCTCCGACGTGGATGAATGTTCACTGGTGTCCCTCTATGCTCAGTTGGCCGTGGTAAATGAGGATTCaggcaaaaaattgttttacgaATGTCTAAAGAGGTTAAAGGAAAAAGAGCAATCATATATGGAGGATCCTCTGCTGGCGGCCAAGGCTGGAGGGCATCTCTTTGGCTACCTCCGTGGACTAGACGAGGTGGTGCGGGCAGGAGTCCCTGGAGTGGAGACGCCTCTGGAGGACTTGCTGCCCTTGCTGGAGCGCATTCTTAGTGGCATCTTGAAGTTTCTCAATTTGGCCAATGCCCGACGGCAGGATGATAAGGCTGCCACCGCAGCCAGCTTCCAGGACATGGACGAAAGTCTGCATTTGCTAGTCAGCGAGAGTTCTTTTAACTTCGGAGAAGGTTCAGAGGCGTGCCGGAAGTATTTGCTGATGAGTTTCTGGCTAACTTTAAAG GGCTGTTGTGATCTAGCCACCAGCATTGGCTGTTCCCTGCTTCAAGCTACTACTGCCACTGCGAAAACGGAGGCCCTACGCCGCTGCCTGGGCATCAACGTGTCGGTATTGACGCTATGCAGGCACAAGGGTGCTATTGAGGCTGCTGGCCTTAGCATAGGCAGGCTCACCCGTGGAATTACCAGCAGTTTGGAGGGCAACGATGCCGGCTTCCAGATGCTCCACGATTGCCTGGAGCGAGAGCTGCTGACAGAGAGCCGGCAGGTGAGCACTACGAGGCGTGGAGCTGGCTTTGCCATTATGTTCCTACACGTCCTCAAGAACGACAATCCGCGGCAGCGTTTGATCCTGCACCGCGCAGTGCAGCAAATACTCAAGAGGCTAAACGATGTGCGTCCGAATACGCCCCTGGAAAGCAGTAATCACGATCGCTGGGAGGCCCTGGTGCTGCACTATCTCTGCGTTTTGGTACGCGACACGGAACTAAGGCCGGCGATGAGCAAGTACTACAATGAGATTCTCTTGATGGCCATGGAGCACATCGACAACGCCGAGTGGACCATCTCAAACGCGGCGCTTCAGCTGTTTGGCGCCAGTCTAGGCAAGCTGGTCGGTCAGCGACAGGCCACGGAGTTTGAGACGCGTCCCAAGTGGGAACCCAGCGAATTGGACTACGATGAGCTGGGCTGCCTCTTGCCCAAAGCCTGCGAACACATGCTGGAATGCTGTGACCGTCAGGAGGTTACCTCATCGATTATCCTGTTCCTGGCCTTTCTCTCCAAGGTGGAGCACCTGCGCACCTCGGACGGCAGAGATCCTAGTCCCTTGTTACTTCGTTTTCGTCGCCTAAGCTGGCGGCTGCTCCGCCATAAATGTGACCAAGTGCGTCAATTGGCCGCCACCTGCTTTGTTCGCTCGCACGAGTTTCGCTGCGATCTGCCAGCGGTGCTGCTGGCCAGCGCCAAGCTGGCAGTCCGTCTCGACGAGGAGAACTTTTACGAGGGACTGATCTACGCCCTGACATCGGGTGTGCAGAAGCTCCGTCACGAAGCACGGCATGTTTGGGGCGAGGAACGTCTGGCGAGGTTCTTCGCGGAGCTACTAACATCACTGGATGTGACAGAGGAGCGAGTGAGTCGCTTCAAACCATACACCCGAAACGTGCTAAAGGAACTGCTAAAGATGCTGGGTGGTGCCGATAAGGCCTCCCTGGCGGAGACACTTGACTCACATTAG
- the mrt gene encoding uncharacterized protein mrt, which translates to MLMPRYLGLNDSSTSSGNHGPVAGSSSSPPTTVAAHTKMRLLSKVEQNMRQNQGQSSQSNSSGQEISHLLSTAATGNGLVGDVDGLLTPMRIKAHLSPPHSASSLNGSFGKGDTSMSSRPERNLWSRAEMLEMLSIMQNMNALDQLNDRNLKSEHVFKQIEEIMRSKGYVKKSSIQIWTKWKFLKSTYNTTTRHGTGVPKVVPEEVYRVLCRMLQNHQSSSNSVSANLSECGNSMDSSKTVGEETKEDILGVEHPIFGFRLGPIKPEPIDTGYETLLKSDMVSEPDLEAYDYGSGDAAEDSHRDQDEVPHMPFIVSVKHEPDMDLGMDGTNTPPPTAPASPSPPPPVVLDEVDDGPAYASTPETLPPLRVASFAKGDEHRRPTHGILQIDRPPPALTKMGRMNRSLPLQSTSNINFVHPHSKLMLPRKQNASPAQSGLRLPRDLSVQPTGNMRMKTVPMRDTGYSLRPDRMIPDLDQAMNSPPQSPSPMASLLARGPPPKYPMVGQQTGGTSTSRHGHMMSSHQLTPHQHQQLQPRKRRLGQSPPMGMPVPVKLQRSSTMYDSSPPKGFRPQSAMGAGEETKRKSSEEESKLRKKRQEELFAKELTEMANAMRSAQKEMLEDFFKQQKEFVRREHNFQMKQDSMVMRALRKQTETLLQTANELVGEAPEHPNDEPQAKDHFVAETQMPFEPETQMQVPEVPDGAGKADEDAEETLIEGENEFNEEEEGNDGDEEDDNDDGEEGDEGEDDADEHMGAESDMEMSTLAMSASAPSEDYSNEVTGEV; encoded by the exons ATGTTAATGCCACGCTACTTGGGCCTGAACGATAGCTCCACTTCGTCTGGCAACCACGGACCTGTCGCCGGCAGCTCCTCGTCTCCGCCGACGACAGTGGCCGCTCACACGAAGATGCGTTTGCTGAGCAAAGTGGAGCAGAACATGCGTCAGAACCAAGGTCAAAGCAGCCAGAGCAATTCGAGCGGCCAGGAAATCAGCCACCTCCTGAGCACAGCGGCCACTGGCAATGGCCTGGTGGGCGACGTTGACGGACTGCTGACGCCCATGCGCATTAAGGCGCATCTGTCGCCACCACACTCCGCCAGCAGCCTTAACGGGAGCTTTGGCAAGGGCGACACCTCGATGAGCTCTCGACCAGAGCGCAACCTGTGGAGCCGTGCCGAAATGCTGGAGATGCTGAGCATCATGCAGAATATGAACGCGTTGGATCAGCTGAACGACCGCAACCTGAAGAGCGAGCACGTCTTCAAGCAAATCGAGGAAATCATGCGCAGCAAGGGCTACGTGAAAAAGTCTAGCATCCAGATCTGGACCAAGTGGAAGTTTCTCAAGTCCACATACAACACCACCACACGGCACGGCACCGGAGTGCCCAAAGTGGTCCCGGAGGAGGTGTATCGCGTGCTATGTCGGATGCTGCAAAACCatcaaagcagcagcaacagcgtcAGTGCCAACCTCAGTGAGTGCGGCAACTCGATGGACAGCTCCAAGACCGTCGGCGAAGAAACCAAAGAAGATATCCTGGGCGTGGAGCATCCCATATTTGGCTTCCGACTGGGTCCCATTAAACCAGAGCCAATCGATACGG GTTATGAGACCCTGCTGAAGTCTGACATGGTGTCCGAACCGGATCTGGAAGCCTATGATTATGGAAGCGGGGATGCCGCAGAGGACAGCCACCGTGATCAAGACGAAGTGCCCCATATGCCGTTCATAGTATCAGTAAAACACGAACCGGACATGGATCTAGGGATGGACGGCACCAACACACCGCCACCGACAGCGCCAGCCTCGCCttctccgccgccgccggtggTTTTAGATGAAGTCGACGATGGTCCCGCCTACGCATCTACGCCGGAAACACTCCCGCCACTTCGCGTTGCATCCTTTGCCAAGGGAGACGAGCACCGACGACCCACACATGGTATCCTGCAGATCGATCGTCCTCCGCCTGCGCTAACCAAGATGGGCCGGATGAATCGATCGCTGCCGCTTCAGAGCACGAGCAACATCAACTTCGTGCATCCCCACAGCAAGCTTATGCTACCCCGCAAGCAGAACGCGAGTCCCGCCCAATCCGGACTGCGTCTCCCAAGGGATCTTAGTGTCCAGCCGACGGGCAACATGCGCATGAAGACGGTGCCCATGCGGGACACGGGATACTCGCTGCGACCGGACCGAATGATTCCCGATCTGGACCAGGCGATGAACAGTCCCCCGCAGTCGCCTTCGCCAATGGCTTCTTTGTTGGCCCGTGGACCGCCGCCTAAGTATCCGATGGTCGGACAGCAAACGGGTGGTACTTCCACCAGCAGACATGGTCACATGATGTCCTCGCACCAACTGACTCCTCATCAGCACCAGCAGCTTCAGCCTCGGAAGCGTCGCTTGGGGCAGAGCCCACCCATGGGCATGCCCGTGCCTGTAAAGCTGCAGCGCAGCTCCACAATGTACGATTCCTCTCCGCCGAAAGGCTTCCGACCGCAGTCAGCGATGGGAGCTGGAGAGGAAACGAAGCGAAAGTCCAGCGAGGAGGAATCTAAGTTACGTAAGAAACGGCAGGAGGAGTTGTTTGCGAAGGAGCTGACCGAAATGGCCAATGCCATGCGCTCGGCCCAGAAGGAGATGCTGGAGGACTTCTTTAAGCAACAGAAAGAGTTCGTGCGGCGAGAGCACAACTTCCAGATGAAGCAGGACTCGATGGTGATGCGAGCCCTACGCAAGCAGACGGAAACCCTGTTGCAGACCGCCAATGAGCTGGTTGGTGAAGCTCCTGAGCACCCTAACGACGAGCCGCAGGCTAAGGATCATTTCGTTGCCGAGACCCAAATGCCTTTTGAGCCAGAAACACAGATGCAAGTTCCTGAAGTCCCAGATGGAGCTGGGAAAGCGGATGAGGATGCGGAGGAAACTTTGATAGAGGGAGAGAATGAGTTCAATGAAGAAGAGGAAGGGAATGATGGCGATGAGGAGGATGACAATGATGATGGCGAAGAAGGGGACGAAGGCGAAGACGATGCCGACGAACATATGGGCGCGGAAAGCGACATGGAAATGTCCACGCTAGCCATGTCCGCCTCAGCTCCAAGCGAAGACTACTCGAATGAAGTTACCGGCGAAGTCTAG